A genomic region of Sideroxydans sp. CL21 contains the following coding sequences:
- the dapA gene encoding 4-hydroxy-tetrahydrodipicolinate synthase: MIKGSLVAIVTPMQEDGSLDLAAFRALIDFHIAEGTDAIVVVGTTGESPTVDVAEHELLIAEAVKHSAKRVPVIAGTGANSTKEAIELATFSRKAGADASLTVVPYYNKPTQEGLYQHFKAIAEAVDMPHILYNVPGRTGADLHNDTVLRLAQIRNIVGIKEATGDISRGSDLLQKAPKDFAIYSGDDASTLALMLLGAHGSISVTANVAPRLMHEMCTAALNGELAKAREINFRLLGLHRNLFVEANPIPVKWAVARMGKMKNALRLPLTPLTAGAQPAVEAAMRQAGVI; the protein is encoded by the coding sequence ATGATCAAAGGTAGTCTCGTAGCGATCGTCACGCCGATGCAAGAGGACGGCAGCCTGGATTTGGCGGCCTTCCGCGCGTTGATCGATTTCCATATAGCCGAAGGCACCGACGCCATCGTGGTGGTCGGTACCACCGGCGAATCCCCCACTGTCGATGTGGCAGAGCACGAGTTGCTCATCGCCGAAGCGGTGAAGCATTCTGCCAAGCGTGTCCCTGTCATCGCCGGAACCGGCGCGAACTCGACCAAGGAAGCGATCGAGCTGGCCACTTTTTCCAGGAAGGCCGGAGCGGACGCATCCCTCACCGTGGTTCCCTATTACAACAAGCCGACCCAGGAAGGTCTTTACCAGCACTTCAAAGCCATCGCCGAAGCGGTGGACATGCCGCATATCCTGTACAACGTGCCGGGACGCACGGGTGCAGACTTGCACAATGACACAGTCCTGCGCCTTGCGCAGATCAGGAACATCGTCGGCATCAAGGAGGCGACCGGCGATATTTCGCGCGGCAGCGACCTGTTGCAGAAAGCGCCCAAGGATTTCGCCATATACAGCGGGGATGATGCCAGCACGCTGGCGTTGATGCTGCTTGGGGCACATGGCTCGATTTCGGTGACTGCCAACGTCGCGCCCAGGCTGATGCACGAGATGTGTACTGCTGCATTGAATGGCGAACTCGCCAAAGCACGCGAGATCAATTTCCGCCTGCTCGGCTTGCATCGCAACCTGTTCGTTGAAGCCAACCCGATACCGGTAAAGTGGGCGGTGGCGCGCATGGGCAAGATGAAGAATGCCCTGCGTTTGCCATTGACTCCGCTGACTGCCGGAGCGCAACCGGCGGTGGAAGCCGCCATGCGTCAGGCTGGCGTCATTTAA
- the bamC gene encoding outer membrane protein assembly factor BamC, with protein sequence MKLRNVVFGFVATSLLAGCGMFSMFDRKPVDYKAGAVQTPSLEVPPDLTVPETEQRYIIPGTDGEKVASYSEYTRKAEQPCVNPASAPVAATPAPQPVKAPTAKLQEGNGTKSILLDDPFDRSWRRVGLALDHARLVTTDKDRSKGIYFVAAAPDKDKKKQPDYQVVVREIGSGSEVTIVDQDGKSSAETTRLVDVLFQNMDKSNTGDQSRPPRGDAVRTSR encoded by the coding sequence ATGAAGTTAAGGAACGTCGTATTTGGATTCGTTGCAACATCGTTACTCGCGGGATGCGGCATGTTCAGCATGTTCGACCGGAAACCGGTGGATTATAAAGCTGGAGCGGTGCAAACACCGTCGCTGGAAGTCCCTCCCGATCTGACTGTTCCAGAGACGGAACAGCGTTACATCATTCCCGGGACAGACGGGGAAAAGGTCGCCAGCTATTCGGAATATACCAGGAAGGCGGAACAGCCTTGCGTGAACCCGGCGAGTGCACCGGTTGCGGCAACTCCGGCTCCGCAACCGGTCAAGGCGCCAACTGCCAAGTTGCAGGAAGGCAATGGCACAAAGAGTATATTGCTGGATGATCCGTTCGATCGAAGCTGGCGCAGGGTCGGGTTGGCACTGGATCATGCTCGTCTCGTTACAACGGACAAGGACAGAAGCAAAGGTATCTATTTTGTTGCGGCAGCGCCTGATAAAGATAAAAAGAAGCAGCCTGACTATCAGGTCGTGGTGCGTGAAATTGGCTCAGGCAGTGAAGTCACCATTGTGGATCAAGATGGCAAGAGCAGCGCGGAAACTACGCGACTCGTAGATGTGCTGTTCCAAAACATGGACAAAAGCAATACCGGCGACCAGTCTCGCCCTCCTCGCGGAGATGCGGTTCGCACTTCTCGGTAG
- a CDS encoding FeoA family protein: MPSLTLAHLQPGDIATIVSIQAEEALHLRLQALGFRSGKQIELIRKASFSGPLQVRIGTTDILLRRNEAEKIKVCQA; encoded by the coding sequence ATGCCCTCCCTCACCTTGGCCCATCTGCAACCCGGCGATATCGCCACCATCGTCTCCATCCAAGCCGAAGAAGCATTGCATCTGCGTCTGCAGGCACTGGGATTCCGCAGCGGGAAGCAGATCGAGCTGATACGCAAGGCCAGTTTTTCCGGTCCTTTGCAGGTGCGCATCGGCACCACCGACATCCTGCTGCGCCGCAACGAGGCCGAGAAGATCAAAGTGTGCCAGGCATGA
- the feoB gene encoding ferrous iron transport protein B: MKRIALLGMPNTGKSTLFNRMTGGAARVGNWPGITVELLSGRILLGSDMVEIIDLPGIYDLHGFSDDEQVVRHFIHDNVPDLALVILNATQIERQMSLLLQLKQLNMNLVVLLNMADEAKKYGISIDSRKMTEMLGIPIFLLSGKYGTGYQEALQAIAKALRYPTPGMAEELRSQLEVDEHIESEMARILKHAVQVPAQLPENLTDKLDRVMLHPWLGLPIFFAIMYLLFQGIFFLGQPLQAWVAEALGWLRETALNPALSGLPVWLSGLLLDGIYNGVATVAAFVPIIILFFLFMAMVEDSGYLSRAAFLMDALMAKMGLDGRGFVMLLMGFGCNVPALMGTRVMRSRSLRLLTMLVIPFSLCSARLQVFVFITAALFSSKAAPLVLFSLYLFSFATAIVTALLFKNSFKNNEPFVLELPPYRFPTVRQMLLRGWLEVTHFLRRATQFIVAGVVLVWLLTHLPTSAAPASSGTLAGMIGSLLHPIFAPIGINDQLTIALIFGFVAKEIVIGSLAVIYGLSGDALGSALGQQLDWVQAYSFMLFTLIYTPCLSAIATLRSESKDLRYTLFALSWSLVLAWVVSFVFYQGARALGY; the protein is encoded by the coding sequence ATGAAGCGCATCGCTTTACTGGGCATGCCCAACACGGGCAAGTCCACCCTGTTCAACCGCATGACAGGCGGTGCCGCCCGCGTGGGCAACTGGCCAGGCATCACTGTTGAACTTCTCAGCGGCAGGATTCTTCTCGGTTCGGACATGGTGGAGATCATCGATCTGCCCGGCATTTACGATCTGCATGGTTTTTCCGACGACGAGCAGGTGGTGCGCCATTTCATTCATGACAACGTACCCGACCTGGCGCTCGTCATACTGAATGCCACGCAGATCGAACGCCAGATGAGCCTGCTGCTGCAACTCAAACAGCTCAACATGAACCTCGTGGTCCTGCTCAACATGGCGGACGAGGCCAAGAAATACGGCATCAGCATCGACAGCCGAAAAATGACAGAAATGCTGGGCATACCTATCTTCCTGCTCAGCGGAAAATACGGCACAGGCTACCAGGAAGCACTGCAGGCCATCGCCAAGGCATTGCGCTACCCCACGCCCGGCATGGCGGAAGAACTGCGCAGCCAGCTGGAAGTGGACGAACACATCGAATCCGAGATGGCGCGCATCTTGAAGCATGCCGTGCAAGTTCCGGCGCAATTGCCGGAGAACCTTACGGACAAACTCGACCGCGTGATGCTGCATCCGTGGCTCGGGCTGCCGATCTTCTTCGCCATCATGTACCTGCTGTTCCAGGGCATCTTTTTCCTCGGCCAACCGCTGCAAGCCTGGGTGGCCGAGGCGCTCGGCTGGCTGCGCGAGACCGCGCTTAACCCCGCCCTCTCCGGCTTGCCTGTCTGGCTTTCCGGTTTGCTGCTGGACGGGATTTACAACGGCGTTGCCACCGTCGCTGCCTTCGTGCCCATCATCATCCTGTTCTTCCTGTTCATGGCCATGGTTGAAGACAGCGGTTATTTGTCGCGCGCAGCCTTCCTGATGGATGCGCTGATGGCGAAGATGGGATTGGACGGACGCGGCTTTGTGATGCTGCTGATGGGTTTTGGTTGCAATGTGCCCGCACTCATGGGTACGCGTGTGATGCGTTCGCGCAGCCTGCGACTCCTCACCATGCTGGTGATTCCGTTCTCGCTTTGTTCGGCGCGCTTGCAGGTATTCGTGTTCATCACCGCCGCGTTGTTTTCTTCCAAAGCCGCGCCGCTAGTACTGTTCAGCCTCTACTTGTTCAGCTTCGCCACGGCCATCGTCACCGCCTTGCTGTTCAAGAATAGCTTCAAGAACAACGAACCCTTCGTGCTCGAACTGCCGCCGTACCGGTTTCCCACTGTGCGCCAGATGCTGCTGCGCGGTTGGCTGGAAGTGACTCACTTCTTGCGCCGGGCCACGCAATTTATCGTTGCCGGCGTCGTGCTGGTATGGCTGCTCACGCATTTGCCGACCTCGGCTGCTCCCGCAAGCTCAGGCACACTGGCCGGAATGATAGGCAGCCTGCTGCACCCGATCTTCGCCCCCATCGGCATCAACGACCAACTTACCATCGCTTTGATCTTCGGTTTCGTCGCGAAGGAGATCGTCATCGGCTCGCTGGCTGTCATCTACGGATTGAGTGGTGATGCACTGGGCAGTGCGCTGGGACAACAACTGGATTGGGTACAGGCCTACAGTTTCATGCTGTTCACCCTGATTTACACGCCCTGCCTCTCGGCGATCGCCACCTTGCGCAGCGAATCAAAAGACCTGCGTTACACACTGTTCGCGCTCAGCTGGTCGCTGGTTCTGGCATGGGTAGTCAGTTTTGTCTTTTACCAGGGAGCGCGCGCGCTGGGGTATTGA
- a CDS encoding YfaZ family outer membrane protein, with translation MLRKILAISLMSVTTIAAADTMDIGLGNHAAEFKYGVPTTLAGKSEVYADLLYNDVNSVMGGVGLLVANDEVKVPGLTIGIGAKAVAATIRETPSRQNTSAVALGAQVRYELPAERRLAFAGEFYYGPQIITFGDAKQFQQYGARAEFSVSPQVQVYAGYRKTVFTVKATNADAVLVSGVLAGVQFTF, from the coding sequence ATGTTGCGCAAAATTCTGGCAATCTCGTTGATGTCTGTGACTACCATCGCCGCAGCGGATACCATGGACATTGGGCTGGGTAATCATGCCGCCGAGTTCAAGTACGGTGTTCCCACCACGCTTGCGGGCAAGTCCGAGGTTTATGCAGATTTGCTGTACAACGATGTCAACAGTGTCATGGGCGGTGTGGGACTGCTGGTGGCGAATGACGAGGTTAAGGTACCGGGGCTAACCATCGGTATTGGCGCAAAAGCGGTTGCTGCCACGATCAGGGAAACACCAAGCAGGCAAAATACTTCCGCAGTCGCACTGGGGGCGCAAGTTCGCTATGAGCTACCTGCCGAGCGCCGTCTGGCATTTGCGGGTGAATTCTATTACGGTCCCCAGATCATTACTTTCGGCGATGCCAAGCAATTCCAGCAATACGGCGCGCGCGCCGAGTTCTCCGTCTCTCCGCAGGTTCAGGTTTATGCCGGATATCGCAAAACAGTATTTACGGTAAAGGCAACGAATGCGGACGCGGTTCTGGTAAGCGGAGTGCTCGCCGGTGTGCAGTTCACGTTTTAA
- a CDS encoding acyl-CoA synthetase encodes MSNFKPFAPWVWQIPEHFNIGVACTDAHLNTPAAENIAMIVEDDKLGTSQITFSQLAERTSRFAQILRNLGVGPGERILIRLPNSLDYPTAFLGAMKCGAISVPTSTLLTGEEVVYLAQDSGAAVLVTDKAAWATLKDQLHDAVNLRHVLLSGPGEVQKVEGLDVQDLDSALAGIQKCEPPYPTKVNDPAYLVYTSGTTGYPKGVLHAHRALIGRTPASTYWFDFAKEGDRIMHSGKFNWTYVLGSGLMDPLYLGKTVIVHEGKNDSNTWPRLIKKHSATIFVGVPTIYRQIVQKSDFTKADVPSLRHCMSAGEHLSDEVLTQWRERFGVDIYEAVGMSEFSYYLCQTKSQPIRPGSAGFPQPGHKIQLLNPETLQPVAAGEEGMICVPDDDPGLFLNYWNLPEETTKLRHDGFFFTGDYARYDEDGYIWFLGRRDDIIKSFGYRVSPYEIERVLKSHPSVADCASVGEEIEKDKVLVVAYVIMQPDSKTTADELLAFGREHLAAYKAPKTIYLAKDFPRTKNGKILRRDVNPAIAISKSTLR; translated from the coding sequence ATGTCAAATTTCAAACCGTTCGCCCCCTGGGTATGGCAAATCCCCGAGCATTTCAACATCGGTGTCGCCTGTACCGACGCACATCTGAATACGCCTGCCGCGGAAAACATCGCGATGATCGTGGAAGACGACAAACTGGGCACGTCGCAAATCACGTTCTCGCAGCTGGCCGAGCGCACCAGCCGTTTCGCCCAGATTCTGCGTAATCTCGGGGTTGGCCCCGGCGAACGCATCCTGATCCGGCTTCCCAACTCACTGGATTATCCAACCGCATTTCTGGGCGCGATGAAATGCGGCGCCATTTCTGTGCCGACATCTACCCTGCTGACTGGCGAAGAGGTGGTCTATCTCGCGCAGGACTCGGGAGCTGCAGTGCTGGTGACCGACAAGGCGGCTTGGGCTACTCTCAAGGACCAACTGCATGATGCAGTCAATCTGCGCCATGTCTTGCTGTCCGGTCCGGGCGAAGTGCAGAAAGTCGAAGGACTGGATGTGCAGGACCTGGATTCGGCGCTGGCGGGAATACAAAAATGTGAGCCGCCATATCCAACCAAAGTCAACGATCCGGCTTATCTGGTTTACACCTCGGGCACCACCGGATATCCCAAGGGTGTTTTGCACGCGCACCGCGCCTTGATCGGTCGCACGCCGGCATCTACTTACTGGTTCGATTTTGCCAAGGAAGGCGATCGCATCATGCATTCGGGCAAGTTCAACTGGACCTATGTGCTGGGCTCGGGGTTGATGGATCCCCTGTACCTGGGCAAGACGGTGATCGTGCACGAGGGAAAGAACGACTCGAACACCTGGCCGCGCCTGATCAAGAAACATTCGGCGACCATCTTTGTCGGTGTACCGACCATCTACCGCCAGATCGTGCAGAAGAGCGATTTCACGAAAGCGGATGTTCCCAGCCTGCGCCACTGCATGAGTGCGGGCGAGCATCTGTCGGATGAGGTATTGACGCAATGGCGCGAGCGCTTCGGTGTGGACATCTATGAGGCGGTCGGCATGTCGGAGTTTTCCTACTATCTGTGCCAGACCAAGTCGCAGCCGATACGCCCGGGATCTGCTGGATTTCCGCAACCCGGCCACAAGATACAACTGCTGAATCCGGAGACCTTGCAACCGGTTGCGGCTGGCGAAGAGGGCATGATCTGCGTGCCGGATGACGACCCCGGGCTGTTCCTGAATTACTGGAACCTGCCGGAGGAAACGACCAAGCTGCGGCATGACGGCTTCTTTTTCACCGGCGACTATGCTCGTTACGATGAAGACGGCTACATCTGGTTCCTGGGGCGGCGTGACGACATCATCAAGAGTTTTGGTTACCGCGTTTCTCCGTACGAGATCGAGCGCGTGCTGAAGTCTCATCCCTCCGTTGCCGATTGCGCATCAGTCGGTGAGGAAATCGAGAAGGACAAGGTGCTGGTGGTGGCTTATGTGATCATGCAGCCGGACAGCAAAACGACGGCAGACGAACTGCTGGCCTTCGGGCGTGAACATCTGGCGGCATACAAGGCACCCAAGACCATCTATCTTGCTAAGGACTTTCCCCGTACAAAGAACGGAAAGATATTGCGCCGGGATGTGAATCCGGCAATCGCGATTTCAAAATCCACTCTGCGTTGA
- a CDS encoding GntR family transcriptional regulator yields the protein MINSPYLMMTGTDRNEAMGSPIFQPLYQQIKALITQSLISGEWGPGAAIPSEMELAARFGVSQGTVRKAIDELAAENIVVRRQGKGTYVATHSEETVKLRFLRLVAADGSNELLDNKLLSCERAKAPANIARLLDIKTGSAVIEIKRLLLFSGKPQILDRIILPAAAFKGINTERIEAFNGSMYRMYETLLGIHMVRSEERLTAVGADADVAAALNLKSGTPLLSIERVSYTYGDKPMEWRLGLCLTDDHYYLNHLE from the coding sequence ATGATAAATTCCCCCTACCTAATGATGACCGGCACCGACAGGAACGAAGCAATGGGATCTCCGATATTTCAGCCGTTGTACCAGCAAATCAAGGCGCTCATCACGCAAAGCCTGATCTCGGGCGAGTGGGGCCCCGGGGCTGCCATTCCCAGCGAGATGGAATTGGCGGCACGGTTCGGGGTGAGTCAGGGGACGGTCAGGAAGGCGATAGACGAGCTGGCGGCGGAAAACATCGTGGTGCGGCGCCAGGGCAAGGGTACCTATGTGGCAACCCACTCCGAGGAGACCGTGAAACTCAGGTTCCTGCGGTTGGTGGCGGCCGACGGCAGCAACGAGTTGCTGGATAACAAGTTGTTGAGCTGCGAGCGCGCCAAGGCTCCGGCCAATATTGCGCGGTTGCTGGATATCAAGACCGGCAGTGCGGTGATAGAGATCAAGAGGCTGTTGCTGTTTTCAGGCAAACCGCAGATTCTGGATCGCATCATTCTTCCTGCCGCAGCGTTCAAGGGAATTAACACCGAACGGATCGAGGCTTTCAACGGTTCGATGTACCGCATGTACGAAACGCTGCTGGGTATACATATGGTGAGGTCCGAGGAGCGACTGACTGCTGTGGGAGCGGATGCGGATGTTGCAGCGGCGCTGAATCTCAAATCCGGAACGCCGCTGCTGAGCATAGAGCGCGTGTCCTATACCTATGGCGACAAGCCGATGGAATGGCGCCTGGGGCTATGTCTGACGGATGATCATTATTATTTGAATCACCTTGAGTAG
- a CDS encoding Bax inhibitor-1/YccA family protein has translation MQYETPSVLPTSAQVADQNKVLRNTYMMLALTMIPTIIGAFVGTSINFSFMAGHPIMASLLMFGTMMGLLFAVTALRDSVWGIVALLGFTFVAGVFLGPILQVALHLKNGAQLIGLAAGGTSVIFFSLATIATTTKKDFSFMGKFLFIGLILLIVASLANMFFQIPALSLTISAIAVMIFSAYILFDVSRIVQGGETNYVMATLSLYLDIYNLFINLLSLLMAFSGERD, from the coding sequence ATGCAATACGAAACCCCATCCGTACTACCAACCTCGGCGCAAGTAGCCGACCAGAACAAGGTTCTGCGCAACACTTACATGATGCTGGCGCTGACCATGATCCCGACGATCATCGGCGCTTTCGTTGGCACCTCGATCAACTTCTCGTTCATGGCGGGACACCCCATCATGGCCTCGTTGCTGATGTTCGGCACAATGATGGGGCTGCTGTTCGCCGTCACCGCCTTGCGCGACAGCGTTTGGGGTATCGTTGCCCTGCTCGGATTCACCTTTGTCGCAGGCGTATTTCTGGGCCCCATCCTGCAAGTAGCGCTGCACCTGAAGAACGGCGCACAACTTATCGGCCTGGCAGCAGGCGGAACCAGTGTGATTTTCTTTTCACTGGCCACCATTGCCACTACGACGAAGAAGGACTTCAGCTTCATGGGCAAGTTCCTGTTCATCGGATTAATCCTGCTCATCGTGGCTTCGCTGGCGAACATGTTCTTCCAGATTCCTGCGTTGTCGCTGACTATTTCCGCAATCGCAGTCATGATCTTCTCGGCCTACATTCTTTTCGACGTAAGCCGGATCGTTCAGGGCGGGGAAACCAACTACGTGATGGCAACGTTGTCTCTGTATCTGGACATCTACAACCTGTTCATCAACCTGCTGAGCCTGCTGATGGCCTTCAGCGGCGAACGGGATTAA
- a CDS encoding aldolase/citrate lyase family protein: MVKNQNEHIADKGSSGSADASVLGGFWPGIQLYYPPVKYAPSLGIYEDLEAAAQRMKKHAHQTHAHTLIFDLEDGCRQKEMSRTLLRQELPKFKRRHEVAIAIRVNPFRTEEYELDMKLVKDLAEHIDVVMLAKAGEAYGAPEVRDLSNFLVGLNHPISIQPIIEHPKSLKIAPDLMQYSTVKHVVFGIHDFSKAMGIQITPEHWTEELKYFLNQIMFEARIAGKGVIGGVETLIGSSSMPENFVEPHDVRRWLDLHGENESHIVYKHACQEAANGLTGKQVIHPAHIHLCKVAYTPSPTEVSQKIRILKAAIEADALLGGAIKFEGEMLDPPMFGKALQTLLRAHALRALTPADTEFAMTVLQLMPAQVIRENWPYGVIL; this comes from the coding sequence ATGGTAAAAAATCAAAACGAGCATATCGCCGACAAGGGCTCGTCCGGCAGTGCGGACGCAAGTGTGCTGGGCGGCTTCTGGCCAGGGATCCAGTTGTACTATCCGCCGGTCAAATATGCGCCTTCGCTGGGCATCTACGAAGACCTCGAGGCGGCGGCGCAGCGCATGAAGAAGCATGCGCACCAGACGCACGCGCATACCCTGATCTTCGACCTGGAAGACGGTTGCCGCCAGAAGGAAATGAGCCGGACTTTGCTCAGGCAGGAATTGCCCAAGTTCAAACGCAGGCATGAAGTCGCCATTGCCATCCGGGTGAATCCTTTCCGCACCGAAGAGTACGAACTTGACATGAAACTGGTCAAGGACCTGGCCGAGCATATCGATGTGGTGATGCTGGCCAAGGCGGGAGAGGCTTACGGCGCGCCCGAGGTTCGGGACTTGTCCAATTTTCTGGTGGGCCTGAATCATCCGATCAGCATACAGCCCATCATCGAGCATCCCAAATCGCTCAAGATTGCGCCCGACCTGATGCAATACAGCACGGTCAAGCATGTGGTGTTTGGCATTCACGATTTTTCAAAAGCAATGGGTATCCAGATCACGCCCGAGCACTGGACCGAAGAGCTTAAATACTTTCTCAACCAGATCATGTTCGAGGCGCGTATCGCCGGTAAAGGCGTGATCGGCGGGGTGGAAACGCTGATCGGCTCCAGCAGCATGCCGGAGAACTTCGTCGAGCCGCACGACGTGCGGCGCTGGCTGGACCTGCACGGCGAGAATGAATCGCACATTGTCTACAAGCATGCCTGCCAGGAAGCGGCAAACGGTCTGACCGGGAAGCAGGTCATTCATCCGGCGCATATCCATCTGTGCAAGGTGGCGTACACCCCGTCGCCTACGGAGGTCTCGCAAAAGATCCGGATACTGAAGGCAGCCATCGAGGCGGATGCGCTGCTGGGAGGTGCCATCAAGTTCGAAGGCGAGATGCTGGATCCGCCCATGTTCGGCAAGGCCTTGCAGACACTGCTGCGGGCACACGCACTGCGCGCACTCACACCCGCGGATACCGAGTTTGCCATGACGGTGCTGCAGCTGATGCCCGCACAAGTCATTCGCGAAAACTGGCCATACGGCGTAATTTTGTAG